The segment ATCTTGAGATCAGCACTGATTTGCTGTCGCTGAATATTAATTGCGTACTCAACAAAGCCGTTAAGAATCTCAACGCCATTGAGAGTTTCCGGGTAAATAAGCTCCATTTTTATAAACGGACTCAATTCGCTTGCCTTGTTCGGATCAGGCCGGCTCACCGTCATTGCGTCACGGCTGAATGCTTCAAAACTCTGTTCAAGGGTGCTCCCTTGCTTTTCCAGCGGCTTGAAAAAGTCCTGATGGGATTTGAAGTAATTCAGCCGGTTTTCATAGGACTCGAGCGCCGCGCCAACTTTAAGCAAGGCGTCTGCAGCTGGCAGTGTGTAGATCCCGGAACGGTTGAGGGCATCAAGTTCATTAACGGCTGCAGGACGCAACACACTACTGGTTCGATAGACGTGTTGCGTTAATGAAACATAGCCAAAGGCTAGAGCCCCAACTATTGCCATGGTTAAACCAATTAACTTTTTTTGCTGCCAAAACGAGTGAAGCAAATCAAAGAAATCTATCTCGGCGTTAATGTTTTTAAGTTGCAGATCCTGACGGAGGTTCAAGTAAATCCACCTTGTTTCTTAGCGTTGTCAACTGGCTGCCGGGTGTGCACGCACACAGAAAAAGTCCGTGCTTTACAGGTTGTCTCAAGGAGAAATTCGCACTCATTGCAAATGAGTGCTTATAGAACGACAAAAATGACAGACCACAAAGCAATATCCGAGATTCATGTTAAATTTAAGATTGTTCTTAATCTTTTATAAGAATGATCTTACATATTTTATAAAAAACAGTTGGATTGTCTTACGATGCCTTCGCAAAATACCCATTTCACGAAGGCATACCCGCGTGGTCTGTGTAATTATTGCCACCACAAAAAAGCACGCTTACGTGTGGGGTAATAATCAGGATGGATATTTTTCAGGCAATGCGCGTGTTCGTGCGCGTCGTCGAAACGGGCAGCTTCACCGCTGCGGCGCAGGTATTGGGATATTCCACTGCGCAAACCTCGCGCTTGCTGTCTGAACTGGAGTCTTCGCTGCAAGCCCGGCTGTTGCAGCGCAGCACGCGACGCCTGGCACTGACCGAGGTAGGGGCACGCTACCTGGAGCGCTGCCGAATGATCCTGGGGGAAATCGAAGACGCCAATGCCGAAGCGGCTGGGGCGCACCTGATACCCCGCGGGCATTTACGGGTGCAATCCACCACAGGGCTTGGCATCCAGTTGCTGGCACCTCTGGTGGCCCGCTACACAGAGCTCTATCCGCAGGTCAATGTCGACCTGACGCTTTCTCAACGCCAGCCGGACTTGCTCGAAGAAGGCCATGACGTTGTGATTACGCTGTCTGCCAACTTGCCGGACTCGGAGCTGATCGGCCAACCCCTGGGCAGTATCTTCAGTGTCATCAGTGCCGCGCCCTCCTACCTGAAGGGACGGGAAGTTCCGAAAACCCCGGACGATCTGCACGAGCACCGCTGCCTGCACCTGGTTGACCCCCTGTTTACCGACAGCTGGACCTTTCGCGATGCTGAGGGCGAGCAAGTCATCCGCCCCGGCAACATCTTTCAGGTGAACGTCGCCGAGGCAATGGCCCAAGCGGCCGAGGCCGGGCTTGGCGTGTGCCTGCTGCCCGACTACGTGGCCGTCAGTTCTTATCAGCGCGGTTCTTTGGTACGCCTGCTGCCGCAGTATCGGCTGCACGAAAAAAGCATCTACGCGCTCTACCCTTCCCGGCGGTTTCTGGATGCCAAGGTCAAAACCTGGGTCGAGTTTCTCAAGCAGGAAATACCGAAAGTGCTTGAAGGGCACCAGGCCATCGTCGATGACCCGGAGCATTGGGCTTAAATCGATTGAAGCGCTGTACGCAGTTGCTCACGCAGGGAAATGGCGGTGCGATCAAACTCCAGCGGCGTGACCGAAACCCCGCCCTGCGTCACGACCTGGGTCTCAGTGTCAACCGCTTCAGGGTGCTGATGGCGAGTGATACTGAGCCAGTAATACCTGGCCTCACGAAAATCGGTTCGCTCTATCGCGTCCACCCCATCCATGCGGCCGGCACCCTGGCGAGTGATTTGTATCGGCCCGGCTTCATCCGCCGGAACGTCCGGGAAATTGATGTTCAGGCACGCCGATTGCTCCCAGCCCTTGCCCAGCAACTGCCGGATCACACCAGGGGCCAAGGCGCGAGCGGTGTCCCAGCGTACAAAACTGCGACGGGTGAAGTACTGGCTCAAGGCTATGGACGGAACACCCATCAGCAAACCGGTCATCGCAGCCCCAACGGTGCCGGAAAACAGCGTTTCAACCCCCAGATTGGCGCCTTTGTTGATACCTGAGAGCAACAGCTTCGGTGGTTTGTCCATCAACTGCTGCAAGGCCATTGCGACACAGTCCGCAGGTGTCCCGGATACCGAAAAGCGCCGTTCACCGCGTTTTGTCACGCGCAACGGGTGATGAATGCTGATGGCCGTGGAAATACCGCTTTGGTCATGATCCGGTGCGACCACCCAGACTTCGTCCGCCAACTCGCGGGCCACTTCCTCCAGCACTGCAAGGCCCGGAGCGTCGATGCCGTCATCGTTGGTGATCAGGATTCGTTCGAGTCGAGCGTCTGGCATGGGTAAATTCCTTTTGTGGGTTGGCGGCAAGCCCGGGCAACGCGATCGACTCCCGACTTGCCGCCTGCAGCTTAGATCCCCTGCAAGGCCAGATCCATTGCAAAGTAAGTCAGGATCATGTCAGCACCGGCGCGCTTGATCGAACCCAGGCTTTCGCGCACCACACGTGCTTCGTCGATGGCACCCGCCTGAGCGCCGAACTTGATCATCGCGTACTCACCGCTGACCTGGTACGCCGCCAAAGGCAGATGCGAGGCCTGGCGGATATCGCGAATGATGTCGAGGTAAGCACCGGCAGGCTTGACCATCAGCACGTCTGCGCCCTCTTGCTCGTCCAGCAGGGACTCGCGAATCGCTTCACGGCGGTTCATCGGGTTCATCTGGTACGACTTGCGATCGCCGGTAAGGGCGCTGCCGCCCGCCTCACGGAACGGGCCGTAGAGTGCCGAGGCGAACTTGGTGGAGTACGCCATGATCGAGGTATCGATAAAACCGGCACCATCCAGAGCGCTGCGGATAGCCTGCACCTGACCGTCCATTGCGGCCGATGGCGAGATAAAGTCCGCGCCGGCAGCGGCAGCCGCTACAGCTTGTTTACCGAGGTTGATCAGGGTCGCGTCATTGTCGACACCGTGGTCGTGCATCACGCCGCAATGACCATGGGAGGTGTACTCGCAGAAGCAGGTGTCACTCATGACGATCATGTCCGGCGCAGCATCCTTGCTGATGCGCACCATGCGCGACACCAGCCCGTCTTCACGCATTGCATCGCTGCCGGTGGCATCCAGATGGTGAGACACACCAAACAGCATCACCGACTTGATGCCCGCACGGGCATAACGCTCGATTTCACCGGCCAGTTTCGACTCAGGAATACGCATTACGCCAGGCATGCTGGTGATGGGCACGAAGTCGTCGATCTCTTCTTCGACGAAAATCGGCAGCACTAGGTCGTTCAGGCTGAATTCGGTTTCCTGGAACATGTCGCGAAGGGTCTGGGAGCGGCGCAGGCGGCGCGGACGAACGGCGGGGAACTGGTTAGGCATCATGGTTCCTGATGGGCAGATTCAAAAAACAGACGAGCCTTGGCTCAATGGCGGAACAAATACAGGATTGATCCCGCAATTGCAAAACATCCGCCCTACGTGCGGCCGGTTGTCGCGGGGTGTGTTTACTGGGGAACGGAGCCTAATTACAGCGGTGCTTCAGGTAAAACCCATTGCCTGCATCGCGAGCAAGCCCGCTCCCACAGTTGCCCTGTCAGATAACAACACGGACCCGTGGGAACCGGGCTTGCCCGCGATGGCATCACCGCCGGTTGAACATTTCGGAAAAAAGCGTAGTATCAGCCTCATGATTCTTGAACAACTCAAAGCCTTGGGTAATGACACTCGCATGCAAATGATGGAGTGGCTCAAAGACCCGCTCCGCAATTTCCCGCCTCAGGATCACGGTGATCCCGCGATTGGCGTGTGCGTGACCCATTTGCAGCACAAGGCCGGGCTGTCCCCTTCTACGGCGTCAGCGCACCTGGCCATTTTGCAACGTGCAGGTTTTGTCCTGACTACGCGCATTGGCAAGTGGACGTACTATCGACGCAATGAACAGGCAATCGATGACTTTGCAGCTAGGCTGAAAATCGAGTTGTAATTTTTACCTATACATTTCGTTATTTCGCGCAATGTAAAAACATGAGGGAATCCCATGAGCACTAAAACCATCTTCGTCCAACCTGGCGGCGGTTATCACAATGTAGTCGTTGGCAGCAGCGAAGTCAGTGCGCCGGCCCGTGGTGAAATCACTGTAGGTTTGCGCGCCAACTCATTGAACTATCACGATTTTGCAGTAGTAAGCGGTATGTGGGGACCCAGCGAAAAGCGCATTCCCATGGCCGATGGTGCAGGTGAAGTGATTGCAGTGGGCGCGGATGTCAGCGAGTTCAAGGTCGGCGATTCGGTGGTCAGCACCTTTTTCCCGGAATGGATCGCCGGCACCCCGCTGGTTGAAGGTTTCGTTACCGTACCCGGCGATGGCATCGACGGTTATGCCCGCGAGCAAGTGACCGCCAAAGCTACATCGTTCACCCTGGCACCCACCGGCTGGAGCCACGCCGAGGCGTCGACCCTGACCACCGCAGGCCTGACTGCGTGGCGCGCGTTGATGGCCGATGACTCCCTCAAGCCGGGTGACACGGTGCTGATTCAAGGCACGGGTGGCGTTTCGATTTTCGCCCTGCAATTCGCCAAAATGGCCGGTGCCACGGTGATCGCCACCTCCTCCAGCGACGAGAAACTGGAGCGCCTGAAAGCCATGGGCGCAGACCATGTCATCAACTACCGCAAAGACCCGCTCTGGGGCGAGACAGCCCTGGCCCTGACCGGTGGCCGCGGTGTCGACCACATCATTGAAGTTGGCGGCCCTGCGACCCTTGAGCAGTCGATGATCGCCATTCGGGTTGGCGGGCATATCTCGATCATTGGCATCCTCAGCGGTGTCAGCGGCGCGATGAACTTTGTACCGATGCTGATCAAGCAAGTTCGCCTGCAAGGGGTACTCGTCGGCAGCCGCAGCCAGCAGCAAGACATGGTTCGTGCGATCAATGCCAACGGCATGCACCCGGTGATTGATCGTCACTTCCCTCTGACCGACATGGTCGAGGCGTTCAAGTACCAGGAAACCAACCAGCATTTCGGCAAGATCATTCTGGATATTTAACCGCCCCTTGACCGGTGGCGCATTGACAGTGCGCCATCGGCTT is part of the Pseudomonas sp. ML2-2023-3 genome and harbors:
- the surE gene encoding 5'/3'-nucleotidase SurE is translated as MPDARLERILITNDDGIDAPGLAVLEEVARELADEVWVVAPDHDQSGISTAISIHHPLRVTKRGERRFSVSGTPADCVAMALQQLMDKPPKLLLSGINKGANLGVETLFSGTVGAAMTGLLMGVPSIALSQYFTRRSFVRWDTARALAPGVIRQLLGKGWEQSACLNINFPDVPADEAGPIQITRQGAGRMDGVDAIERTDFREARYYWLSITRHQHPEAVDTETQVVTQGGVSVTPLEFDRTAISLREQLRTALQSI
- a CDS encoding NAD(P)-dependent alcohol dehydrogenase — its product is MSTKTIFVQPGGGYHNVVVGSSEVSAPARGEITVGLRANSLNYHDFAVVSGMWGPSEKRIPMADGAGEVIAVGADVSEFKVGDSVVSTFFPEWIAGTPLVEGFVTVPGDGIDGYAREQVTAKATSFTLAPTGWSHAEASTLTTAGLTAWRALMADDSLKPGDTVLIQGTGGVSIFALQFAKMAGATVIATSSSDEKLERLKAMGADHVINYRKDPLWGETALALTGGRGVDHIIEVGGPATLEQSMIAIRVGGHISIIGILSGVSGAMNFVPMLIKQVRLQGVLVGSRSQQQDMVRAINANGMHPVIDRHFPLTDMVEAFKYQETNQHFGKIILDI
- a CDS encoding LysR family transcriptional regulator; amino-acid sequence: MDIFQAMRVFVRVVETGSFTAAAQVLGYSTAQTSRLLSELESSLQARLLQRSTRRLALTEVGARYLERCRMILGEIEDANAEAAGAHLIPRGHLRVQSTTGLGIQLLAPLVARYTELYPQVNVDLTLSQRQPDLLEEGHDVVITLSANLPDSELIGQPLGSIFSVISAAPSYLKGREVPKTPDDLHEHRCLHLVDPLFTDSWTFRDAEGEQVIRPGNIFQVNVAEAMAQAAEAGLGVCLLPDYVAVSSYQRGSLVRLLPQYRLHEKSIYALYPSRRFLDAKVKTWVEFLKQEIPKVLEGHQAIVDDPEHWA
- a CDS encoding helix-turn-helix transcriptional regulator — protein: MILEQLKALGNDTRMQMMEWLKDPLRNFPPQDHGDPAIGVCVTHLQHKAGLSPSTASAHLAILQRAGFVLTTRIGKWTYYRRNEQAIDDFAARLKIEL
- the hemB gene encoding porphobilinogen synthase, which translates into the protein MPNQFPAVRPRRLRRSQTLRDMFQETEFSLNDLVLPIFVEEEIDDFVPITSMPGVMRIPESKLAGEIERYARAGIKSVMLFGVSHHLDATGSDAMREDGLVSRMVRISKDAAPDMIVMSDTCFCEYTSHGHCGVMHDHGVDNDATLINLGKQAVAAAAAGADFISPSAAMDGQVQAIRSALDGAGFIDTSIMAYSTKFASALYGPFREAGGSALTGDRKSYQMNPMNRREAIRESLLDEQEGADVLMVKPAGAYLDIIRDIRQASHLPLAAYQVSGEYAMIKFGAQAGAIDEARVVRESLGSIKRAGADMILTYFAMDLALQGI